The nucleotide sequence CATATCTGCTGTTGATTTCCTATCTTTGTAAAGTAATGTGATAAAGCAAATGACTTCAGAACACATGACTGTCTCTACTTTCAAGTCTATATCCCATCCTGAGCCAGAACTGATCTTTTGGTTTGTTTCTGTGCAAGGTACGACAACAAGTTGAGAGCGTCTCTGAAATCAGGCGCCGAGCCCCCCGTGTCTCCTCTTCATAGCCCCCCCCTCCCCAACCAGGTGTTTGGGGTGCCACTTGcaatgtaagtgtgtgtgtgtgtgtgtgtgtgtgtgtgtgtgtgtgtgtgtgtgtgtgtgtgtgtgtgtgtgtgtgtgtgtgtgtgtgtgtgtgtgtgagatctacTGATATCAGGTACTTCCCTTTAAGCAACTCTGTACTGGGATACTTCTTTACTCTAAATGCTAAAGGAATGATGGTTACTGGATCAAAGACAGTATATACTttcaataattaactgtatgGTACATGTTTGTATGTCAGACTCAAACAAAGGAGTCAAGATGAGGATCCAGTTCCCGTGGTGATGAGAGACACCATCAACTTCCTGTCAGAGCAAGGTAACTCTTCTTCTGTTGGTCAAATGAGAGACACATCATTGATCCTTTTGTCCTCAGTACTGAATGTCTTTGTCTCTGTTAGGTCTGGAGATCGAAGGGATCTTCAGACGTTCTGCTAACGTGACGCTGGTGAAGGAGACGCAGCTCCAGTACAACTCGGGTATGATCAGTGACCTGGTTAACCATTCTATTCAGAGCAACAAGGAAGTGTCTCTTAACTTCCCGTCTACAGGGGAAGTGGTAACGCGCGGTGAAGACTCGTGGCAGGGTGTATGAAGCGCAGAAAAACAACTAGTGATGAGTGCAGTGTATTTGGAGTTAGGATGGACTCAgcggtgatgtgtgtgtgtgtgtgtgtgtgtgtgtgtgtgtgtgtgtgtgtgtgtgtgtgtgtgtgtgtgtgtgtgtgtgtgtgtgtgtgtgtgtgtgtgtgtgtgtgtgtgtgtgtgtgtgtgtgtgtgtgtgtgtgtgtgtgtgtgtgtgtgtgtgtgtgtgtgtgtgtgtgtgtgtgtgtgtgtgtgtgtgtgtgtgtgtgtgtgtgtgtgtgtgtgttttctaggGGCTACAGTGAATTTCAGAGAGATGGAAGATGTCCACTTGGCTGCTGTGATCCTGAAGACATTCCTGAGGGAGCTGCCTGAGCCCCTCCTCACCTACCAGCTCTACAACGACATCGTCAACTTCAGCTGTATGTTGGAATTACACTCTTTTCATTTCAGCGTCAGAGTTTCTAGGAATCTCATTCTGCTGGAATTAGATGGAAACTATAATTATTCAGAAAACAAATGATATCAACTTTACAACTTTGAAGTATGAGGTAGCAGCATCAGTGTTAACCCCATCAGGTTCCTTCACTTTAGTTATGACTATTGCATTTTGGATTGTCAATTCTGCGCcaatataatacatttcattacacATTTTTTGAAAAGTACTTACAGTACTTATACATTTGATAGTAATCAAGATTTGATCAAAGATTCAGATTCATACCCCTCCAAAGACTatagatttatatataaataccgtatatatatatatatatatatatataaataaataccgtataccgtacttttcggactatcaagcgcacctgcatataagccgcagcagctaaactgtccgtctgtcttgctctcgttctgtctctcggttccacttttactttggcgcgcgacctgtctcactcttttccggcctccagcttttcctgctggaggccgccgcttaaaggtggcgggcgggaccggtcctagagcccgtagtgttaaggtggttaattttacctgtaaaatccatagatttaggaggttccctagtggccgttagctgtacaaaaaaaatgggggaaaaagtcgcggcttatagtccgaaaagtacggtatatatgTGTAAAGTGTACACATCTAgtaaccctgtttttttttaaatgaatttgTTACTCTTTATTTGGAGTCACATTGATAatacagtttgattgacagatcATTCTATTAAGTGccccaaaaatagaaaacaaaaggtaataataataaatagaaAGTAAACAGACCTGAGAAGCAGGTTTAATATTATACAGAGGTTGTTTGAAATGAAAACTAAGTCTAGGAGTGTACAGAAGCACAATCAGACAAAGGAGATGGCAGCCTGTTGCAGCAGCTTCCACTGTGTTTCCTGATTATTATTTTTGGGGATTTTGTTTTaggtttattttatttgtattctgtaTTCTATTATTTAAGTCATTTTGTCATTCCTGAAGATTTCCTGTCAACATGCTGCTGTGACAGCTTCTTTCTATCTGGAATATGTATCGCTGCCACTGTCTCCGTGCTCCCTCCAGTgtcctgagctctgattggtgctTGTGTTGTGTTTAGCTGTACCCACTGACAGCCAGGTGGAGCAGCTGAAGACCCTGATGGAGTCTCTGCCAGAGGAGAACAACGTGTCACTGCGGTACCTCATCTCATTCCTGGCCCAGGTACAGCTGATGGAACACACCTACTACATTTCAGAATATCAGCAGCTGGTCTGCAATCACCagtaacctgtgtgtgtgtgtgtgtgtgtgtgtgtgtgtgtgtgtgtgtgtgtgtgtgtgtgtgtgtgtgtgtgtgtgtgtgtgtgtgtgtgtgtgtgtgtgtgtgtgtgtgtgtgtgtgtgtgtgtgtgtgtgtgtgtgtgtgtgtgtgtgtgtgtgtgtgtgtgtgtgtgtgtgtgtgtgtgtgtgtgtgtgtgtgtgtgtgtgtgtgtgtgtgtgtgtgtgtgtgtgtgtgtgtgtgtgtgtgtgtgtgtgtgtgtgtgtgtgtgtgtgtgtgtgtgtgtgtgtgtgtgtgtgtgtgtgtgtgtgtgtgtgtgtgtgtgtgtgtgtgtgtgtgtgtgtgttttcaggtgTCAGCCAACAGTGAGGTGAATAAGATGACCAACAGTAACCTGGCTGTGGTGTTTGGGCCTAACCTGCTCTGGGGGCGGGACAACGCTATGTCACTCAGTGCCATTGGGCCGATCAACAACTTCACCAGAATCCTGCTGGACCACCAGCACCTGGTCTTCACCTAAACCCCCCCTCCACCTTCCATCCTGCAGGCTCTCTTCCAGCCAGTCCATCAAAACAGTAGACACTCTGAAAATGCATTCTGCTCACACCATTCTCTACATTCTGATTAGCATTGTCTTTATATAGAGCCTCCATTTCCATGTGACTCGAGGCACCAAGATGGATATAGGAGAAATATTAGACTGCAGGCAAATAACCCTTACAATAAACGAGTTATAGCGCACACTTCAACAGGAAATACTTTGTTGGCCTGCCCACATTCACACTGGCTCACTTTGGTATGATAGGAATTTGGAGACGCTGATTCAACTTGTATATTCTTTCTGCTTCTGCTGTCTGTCATTCAGCCTCATGATGTAACAGTAATCATGAACAAACCAAAAACAAGATTATATAGATTTACAGAAATAACCACTTTGAATAAACTCACAGCACATATTAACAGAATTAAAGAAGGTGGCGATATCCTTCATTTTGGTCAGGAAtagaaaaaagagagagaaatatCTCAAAGTTTCACATGTATTCTCCCTAGATGAAAATGAAGATACAATTCAGGCTAGCACACTTTTAAGTGTTGTACCATGATCAGTTTATCTTCCTTGGCTTACATCAAGTAAAACTATTGGTTGTGTTCCAGTGTGAATGCATGGTGAGtctcacacacctacagctctgTTTTCCAGCCCTCCCAACCAACCTACAtgtttgtgtttattgtatttagGCGTCTCTGGCCCGCCCTATCATGTTTAACTTCTATACACAGATGAATAGCAGCTGGACTTCCCTGTATACCTCTGCCATAACACCTGTAGTCAGGGCGATACATCCTCATTTTTAGGTGCAGACTCAGAAAACCAAACGGCCTCTTTGTTATGATGCCAAACTTGAAGATTACGGAGGTGCGTGAACGTctcaggttaatttaaattctgacttttttctaaaTATTCTgatattaaagtcagaattctggtCACATCCCAAAAGTTTTTTCCGTAGAACAGCATATTCCTTTACACAATTTGACGCCCTGTTGACTTTTGGTTTATGCTTATGCCGCTGATGAAGTTAGTTTAAGCTGTATAAGGGTTTCTGGTCATAATGGTCTCTTAGTCAGGGGTAAACCACACTTAAATAACACACATGCACTTTTTTATATAACCACAAATGCTTGATAGGGATTTTCTTGCTGCCACAGTATGGGGGCTATTTTTAAGTATTGTTCATACATTATCCCCTCAGACCTGTGAtaaggtgttttctgaaatgaccAGACTAAATACATTATTAAGTATTAAATTGATATTAGCCACCTTggttgaggtgacgtgcaacaacatgaacctttctgttggtggcttgttagcagacccctcatgcgatggcagagcgaacaggtacaggcagggcccatagtgacagccctatagtttaaatctactacccacaaataaacatggacatgggttactatttaaacaaatggtaaatgtatttaggaacctatcaatgtgattttaagtgggggtggacctcaaatcctctaggggggtccggggcatGCTCCACCGGtaagatttttatttttttattttggagttaaatgcatcaatctggtgcactttgagggaaaaataaagagactagatctatggaaacacctctatgaaacagaactgtatacatttcaataatcataaaatcatggccataaccaataacataccatttccaatatgaaaaaacactgaaacttgtttatttatttatttttggttcatttatagttgtgagtgtgtctgtgctcctgaatcagcatctcctgtctccctcctctcgtctccctcctctcctccctgctcctctttgaggcagcagcaaagactagttttagctctcaacaagttttaaaagtgtatcttaccttttttcacctagttaacttttttaaatttatttattcatgcatattttactaatcactacccCCTCAAatagaaatatgtgtttacataaatggtgaccaaaccgtttgagacccactgagaacttagactaagttaactatctaaacactcagagtcctttacctcacctgagctgagcttatcccgagcttgaatgacacacagagaccaatcaagggctttgatttatggtctgtatgacagtggccatgtcggcaggccacatcatgtagacagccggtcaccctgtgtgaggtaggccacttaacaggccaggccatcgggaaaccccccggtcctcccgatggccagtccgggactgggtacaggaggcgtagagcaagggatcattgtccacaagttaatcgatcgcagatggcgtcgtggtcacggacgaatgaaaaagagatcaatgatctcaatgggatttcacctggataaataaaggttttgaatttaattgaataaaaaaaaacctaaatgggttgcgaaatatacttggacggccgttaatatacctgggcagcccgcccaagtatattctgtgtgggaaaccctgggtGTAATTCCCTACcaaaaagtgttcctgcagttGTTGTGAGTGGTGCCTCTTCATTCAGTTCCCAAAGCCTTAAATCAAATAGCTCCTTTTCTGCCATCTGTCTCAAATCTCAGCTCATCTAAAGCATTGCGTTCCATGTCAAATAAAGACATGTATTTCTGAGTTAGTGTTCTTTTGAACTATAGTTGTATAGTGTTATGCTGTATGTGACCTTATCTGAAAACAGTTAGTTGTTTGACCTCTGTGATCAGTTGTCTCCTTTCCTGTAGTTGTGCTCTTAATGTTAAGTCTCCTGGCCAAACTGTGCATTGAATCAGTCGTGTCTGTTTGTCAATAGCCAAATTACTAGCCTTGGGTTAATATAAGTATTGTATTTTTTTATGATGCTTAATATGATGTGACTGAAAATCACCAAGATATCAGAGATGAAGTTGACTGAAGCTGAAAAACAATCTTTAATGTTGTAATTCCCAGTCCTGTCAATATAGATGCATATGGGTGTGTTGATGCTAACTTAGCTGGACACTGGACAGTTGAGTAGAAACATTTTTGGGGTTTAAATATTAAGTGTAGTAGAAtaactcctgtgtgtgtgtgtgtgtgtgtgtgtgtgtgtgtgtgtgtgtgtgtgtgtgtgtgtgtgtgtgtgtgtgtgtgtgtgtgtgtgtgcgtgtgcgcgtgcgtgtgtgtattaTTGTTGTCAAGTGCAATGGTATCTCCAATCTTGATGATGTTCATTATTTGATATGATGGGAAAGTTGTACAGCTTATTGTAAAGAAACAAAAATGATATGAGCGTTTTTCATATCATCTCAGAGGTACAAGTTTGTCTTTGATAACAGaacatgtatatgtgtgtgtgaccaTGTGCATGCCCTTGCCTTATTTGTTCCACCCAAGTGATCATGTGGATTAGCCATTGAAGTGCAAGTGTGCCGTTCTGCCATAGATTCTAACATGGGCTCAACAGAGCTTTGTGCATTTTTCTGTACTTACATTTGCTGTTTTGAGCACATACGTGTGTCCCAATAGTATGGCAAAATGTGTACCTGGTACACCCACAAAGGTGATACTAGATCTACTGTGCGGTTGCTATGGTAAAAAAAACAGCACTACGAATAAAAGTGCTACACATGGTTATTTTTCCTAAGTAATGTAGTACCACTATAATGGTGTCAAAAAGAAGCAAGAATTCATTGTATAGGGCTAATTGAGCAGTCTGGAATGATTTGGTACTATGTTGTTGCTCgagagctagctagctaacggcTAATAGTCACCCCACGGCATTTGACATGTGCCATTTGAGACAATTTGGTGGAAACTCATGTTCACAGTGCGTGACATACAGTGTACAGACACAACGTTGGTGTTTGTTTGTTGACAGCATCAACAACAGGACTGAGGTGCCTTGAACAGAAAACCCAGGACAATGGAGACTCCAAGGCTTCTTGAACCCAGCTCTAATGTGACGCATGATCGCAAATCATTTCTGGtattacttaataattgtacaatttcaatgcGGATTAGTCATTTTTTAACCCTGATTTATCTCTCTTAGCATGGCCCTACTGCTCCCAAAGCGCACCTTATCATTTATTTGGCTTTCAGTCTTTGATTCTAGAATTCCTACAATATAACCCAAATAATACTTTATAATTCATGAACATTTACAAATTATCATTTTGGAtcactttttatttgatatgatgttgcacaaCCTAGTCCACAACCTTCTGATCTGACTAGATTAAAGTTATTTTTTAATGGAACATTTGAATTGTACAATATCAACAAAGTACAATTCTACGATATCATTGGTTCTCGTCAACTCTGCTGATCAATAGCAGCGCAGTCCAGTCTATTGATACCTTACCTGTCGTCATGGGCAACCTTACTATTGATTAGGTATCTGAGTGGATATATTGAGAGGTGCTCTTATTTTCTTAACCACTTTCATTCAGCAATTACTTTTGATATGTTGTGGATATTTGTtatatgtattattataatGGTAAAAAACCTGTAATTTCAATGTGTGCAAAGAATAAAGAAATGGTAAAAGCAAGCTCAGGTGTGTACTGTTCTTTTtaaattgtaaaaaataaaccaattttaaacatttaacacaataaatatatatttatacacacaGATACATGTCTTTTAATACattgacatttttatattttggtttattttttcattaatgCTATGCTATGACTTTTTTTCACTAAAAACTATTCAATTACATTTCAGGTTTTTTATAGACTTTTGAATGTCTTTAAAGTATCATTTtgctttttatatattttttgtgaTGTACTTGATTAAATTCATGATATTTTAACACTCATACCCTCAATTTTTGTGATATTTTCAACATGCTATAATAGGAATGTATCTATTATTTTGatcatatattaatatataattTCGACATTTTAAACTGAATACCAGATTTTAATTAACTGTTTTTCCCTGAGCTGCGGCGCCCTCTGCTGTCCACTCCGAAGAACCCAGATCTGGAGCATCCGGCCCAGGAACACAGCAGTTTGATGCAGGGTTATCATAGTAGAGGTAAGACTACAATTGAAATAAGCAATGTAAAAATATTGCTATTAACCCGTGTGTTGTCTTCCTATCAACTGTGCAACTTGTTCTCTATAGATTACAGTATACATAATCACCCAAACATGTGTTGCACCTTTAAGCCAATTATTATGATTTATTACCATATGTTTTACTCTTGTTTTGGGAAATGTATGGTCAATAGACCTTTACACAATATTAAACCTAATTTCTGAGTTAAAAAAGGTGGAAATCTTGACTCAGCTGCCATCTATCGAGACCCAACATTAATACGAGTGTTTTGGTTAATTCCCAGTAATCCCTAATGCAGGTACTGGAAGTCTATGCGGGgcaatatatactttatgtCTTCTGGGTAATATACCACCTTGGGTTCCTCTGGACAGTTTGCTCCAGGTCGTTCAGGTTGCTGAAGGAACAAAGCCATTAGAAATGGAAAAGtatgcatgtttttcatatgAATGCATACATTTCCGGTTAATTTGAATAGAAGTAAATGTCATCCTTCACACACAAGTGAGCATGAGCTGCAGCTTGAGAGCTTCCGGGGGTCAAAGGGCACAGGAAGGACTTCCAGATCACACACTGCAGGCACTCTTTGACCTTCACTGTTTAAAATCAAGTATGTCTTTTGTCTTCTCTAAGGAGGAAAAACAAAAGGAATCCTGAGCAGGGAGGTGATGGAAAGGGCAGGTCACACACACCGACAGGCGGAAATATCACGTCTGGCCCCcggctcctcttcctcctcttcctcctcacagTTTAGAGCAACTTTGTGACGAATCAGGGGAACAAGATCAATCGACTGGAAATCTTCAACATGTGACTCCCTTTGAGGGAAGGAAACACTCCAAGGAGACTTATATGAAGTCATCAACTGACTGAGGGAGGCCAATGGTGTCTGAATGATGCGTAAATAACActaaattatatatttaaaggtcacctattatgcgaAATCCACTTtttttctacatcaccatgtgtcccctctgtggaaagagactgaacgtttcaggaaaaaagattctctcttttttttgtcccgatccatttctataaaaacctgtctgaaaatgagctgatcagattttggccactttatgatgtcataacgatgttttggcttgttaaccattagccaatcagcaaccaaggtaaccccccccccccccccaacttatcacctgaatctcctcctagagcaccattgtgttctttttaaccaaatctctctcatgcccctttcacaccagcgcttttccagctccgccggtttttcctgttcacaccgcagcggcgccggctctgagctccggaatcgggttcacttccagctccaaaaaattgtcggtctagagcatagactgtatatataatgcggctttcacaccagctcttttccctttctagctccgagcgggagcttttctgattcagctccggtttcccttttcagctcccgctctgtgcacaccgcccactggcgccccagagctgcccctgctgcgtcatgacgtcaccgtttacatcgctgatttgctccccaacggcagccattacggcgctcacaacaacggggaacggatggtcaaagtaaggtacaaataaacagaatcacacgaagcctggttagtgttgcctgactttataaagtgtgtttataggcactactgcttgtaggcaggctgacagtcgacccatgttcaggggaggtgggtttagtttcctgcacgcctcgacgtgagagagacgtaagcgacgtcgcctcttagctccgaagctcttgcctctggaccgacaattttttggagctggaagtgaacccgattccggagctaagagccggcgccgctgcggtgtgaacaggaaaaaccggcgcttttcaggctccagctccgagccggagctgaaaaagcgctggtgtgaaaggggcataaaggtctagaggcaagagcttcggagctaagaggtggcgttgCTTacatctctcttacgtcgaggcgtgcaggaaactaaacccacctcccctgaacatgggtcgactgtcagcctgcctacaagcagtagtgcctataaacacactttataaagtcaggcagcactaaccaggcttcgtgtgattctgtttatttgtaccttactttgaccatccgttcactgttatcgatcattgtggagagaggcagacgtgttgttttgtattattgcagctatcggatgcaagtagtcagtttagcttcggttgctatgccaacatcacccgttttataccagagaaactttcataacagcgttgtgataccaaacagcatcaattcagacacactttcacttaggctaaggggaactggggatatgcatcagctgcttgtgtgagtcggacagtgaatactttagagcggccgctgcagtgcgagctaaccgggagctaacgggagaataaactcccgtggaagagcagcactgcagcggtcggtaaatgctgcagaaacacattaataaacaatgaaccacggcactctggagaaaagcataaggttggagaagtcgttattcaatttattctggcttcgtgtgattaaaagcaacacgatcatcgacccgacgcagttgttgttgttgttgttgtgagctgccgttggggagcaaatcagcgatgtaaacggtgacgtcatgacgcagcaggggcagctctggggcgccagtgggcggtgtgcacagagcgggagctgaaaagggaaaccggagctgaatcagaaaagctcccgctcggagctagaaagggaaaagcgctggtgtgaaagccgcaacagggggcgtggggaggggctccttatttgagatgggtctggctgcagaccgcagcaaggaggcgtttcctataggggcgtttcctaacttttttttatccaatagcaatttaagggattccagctgcttttataaatcctcgcagaagaagtcattgttctagtgatgggaattccggctcttcttgctgagccggatcatctggctcaccaagaagagccggctcttttggctcccaaagggctcttcagtttaccacatttataccttttaattaaatcaaatgtagccctgttttgactaatgatttatatgtgtacacatatatcacttaaattattcaagacatcctttgtactaaagtattcaaaagtaaaaattacatgtttaatataaattatttgctgtggccaattgttttcattgcatttacagacccatgtaactctctgataccacccaatgaatgcattgacttgcttgtagaaccacgctacacaaaacagatggcaacacctataacaactatttaaaaaaaggggctactgtatcaacctatataaagtatataaatatagtttttctccctgcaggagaggggagcgtgctttgagatcaactgctaggctgcagcggggagaagagggggacaaaaagagatctccgtcctccgtgttttattcttatagaagtaagaagagaagtaatgggtcagaaaccctcctttttacgcagcggcccagacatagacatcatagctacggcgacacatattcagttgccagttacttttggcattagggcagggatatctttcaaggtttgacataatgaattgtgctacttttaaagcaagcaacaatgttttcaaatctgtaatcaaaaagctcctcaaaaacactatagaagcagttagttcaaacagtaacaacggactacttttcttagcggatgcatg is from Pseudochaenichthys georgianus chromosome 2, fPseGeo1.2, whole genome shotgun sequence and encodes:
- the arhgap1 gene encoding rho GTPase-activating protein 1, producing the protein MSSELLVDLGEDPSTAQLGQLKLTTIEDQQWPADETTLSKSETDMSQRFDADSPHLSWDHPFYDIARHQIIEVAGDDNFGRKVIVFNACRMPPHHQLDHHKLLMYLKGTLDQYVESDYTLIYFHHGLTSENKPSLSWLRDAYREFDRKYKKNIKALYIVHPTMFIKTLLILFKPFISLKFGRKINYVSYLSELEDVVKCEQLIIPARVTEYDNKLRASLKSGAEPPVSPLHSPPLPNQVFGVPLAILKQRSQDEDPVPVVMRDTINFLSEQGLEIEGIFRRSANVTLVKETQLQYNSGATVNFREMEDVHLAAVILKTFLRELPEPLLTYQLYNDIVNFSSVPTDSQVEQLKTLMESLPEENNVSLRYLISFLAQVSANSEVNKMTNSNLAVVFGPNLLWGRDNAMSLSAIGPINNFTRILLDHQHLVFT